A genome region from Indicator indicator isolate 239-I01 chromosome 24, UM_Iind_1.1, whole genome shotgun sequence includes the following:
- the LOC128975014 gene encoding protein-glutamine gamma-glutamyltransferase E-like: protein MGQASTQPSTNWHLKDNARDHHTGKFSSEELIVRRGQAFTVTFNGTQQPEQNITFIAETGPKPSVRAKTQATFGVSSTVSKENWSAVLQSASSSSVSVSISSPPNAVIGRYRLSVQSTASGSSSPASLGTFVLLFNPWSSDDDVFMPNKAECEEYVLEEFGIIFAGNKNRINGFGWNFGQFQGDILNICLSMLDRSLNHRQDPATDVSHRNDPKYLGRVLSAMVNANDDQGVLLGNWSGTYEGGKDPSSWTGSGEILQNWKKSGYRPVRYGQCWVFAAVLTTVLRCLGIPTRMVTNFSSAHDADANLRVDEFYDAEGNHLDRGADSVWNFHVWNESWFTRSDLGPSYNGWQVLDATPQEESGGIYQCGPTSRKAVKEGEVDLDYDCAFVFAEVNADCMYWNYEPTTGKKTLIFSKSTEIGQLISTKAVGRDDRVDVTNDYKYEEGSKREREIFKKARKKLGLEDKFDPTAPTPREVDQKPDISGKFKVDGPLQVGQDLSLILVLANLQSDAKTVHANMTAWSTLYTRKPVGEIWKDSIDVTLSPKEEKQFPIKIPYTDYQQQLTADNMIQVTALCHVEGGIQVLVQRDITLDNPAIDIQVLGEAKVNKELDVEVVFANPIDVEVMDCVLQVQGNDLLRGILEIDLPPLKASEKSSAKFKLTPFETGPKHLLVNFSCDKFAHIKAFKMVNVTD from the exons ATGGGCCAAG CTTCGACGCAGCCAAGCACAAACTGGCACCTGAAAGACAATGCAAGAGATCACCACACAGGCAAGTTCTCCAGTGAAGAGTTGATTGTGAGGAGAGGACAGGCCTTCACTGTCACTTTCAATGGGACACAACAGCCAGAGCAGAACATAACCTTCATTGCAGAAACAG GTCCCAAACCCTCAGTGCGGGCTAAGACCCAGGCCACATTTGGGGTCTCCAGCACAGTGAGCAAGGAGAACTGGAGTGCAGTTCTTCAGTCTGCCAGTTCCAGCTCTGTCAGCGTCTCCATTTCCAGCCCACCCAACGCTGTCATTGGACGTTACAGGCTGAGTGTTCAAAGTACTGCAAGtggcagctcctctccagcaagCCTTGGCACTTTTGTCTTGCTCTTCAACCCTTGGTCTTCAG ATGATGATGTCTTCATGCCTAATAAGGCTGAGTGTGAGGAATATGTGCTAGAAGAGTTTGGCATCATTTTTGCAGGCAACAAAAATCGCATCAACGGCTTTGGATGGAACTTTGGCCAG TTTCAAGGAGATATTCTCAATATTTGCCTTTCCATGCTGGATCGAAGCTTAAATCACCGCCAGGACCCTGCCACGGATGTGTCTCACCGCAACGACCCCAAGTACCTGGGCCGTGTTCTCAGTGCCATG GTCAATGCCAATGATGACCAAGGGGTGCTGCTAGGAAACTGGAGTGGAACATATGAGGGTGGGAAAGACCCAAGCAGCTGGACTGGAAGTGGTGAAATCCTGCAAAACTGGAAGAAATCAGGATACAGACCTGTTAGATACGGACAGTGCTGGGTTTTTGCAGCAGTACTGACTACAG TGCTGAGGTGTCTGGGGATTCCCACTCGGATGGTGACAAACTTCAGCTCTGCCCACGACGCAGACGCAAATCTGCGTGTGGATGAGTTTTATGATGCAGAGGGAAACCACTTGGACAGGGGAGCGGACAGTGTGTG GAATTTCCATGTCTGGAATGAAAGCTGGTTTACCCGCAGTGACTTGGGCCCCTCCTACAATGGATGGCAAGTTCTGGATGCAACTCCCCAAGAGGAAAGTGGAG GAATCTATCAGTGTGGTCCTACCTCACGGAAAGCTGTcaaggaaggagaggtggaTCTGGACTACGACTGCGCCTTCGTCTTCGCAGAAGTGAATGCAGACTGCATGTACTGGAACTATGAGCCCACAACTGGAAAGAAAACCCTGATCTTCTCCAAGTCTACTGAGATTGGCCAGCTCATCAGCACCAAGGCTGTTGGCAGAGATGATCGGGTAGATGTCACCAATGACTACAAATACGAGGAAG GAtccaaaagagagagagagatttttaaaaaagcccGCAAGAAGCTGGGACTTGAGGATAAATTTGATCCTACAGCACCGACACCACGGGAGGTTGACCAAAAGCCTGACATCTCAGGGAAGTTCAAAGTGGATGGCCCCTTACAGGTGGGCCAAGATCTCAGTCTGATTCTGGTTCTTGCAAACTTACAGTCTGATGCTAAGACTGTTCATGCCAACATGACTGCCTGGAGCACCCTGTACACCAGAAAACCAGTTGGTGAGATCTGGAAGGACTCCATAGATGTCACCTTGTCTCCTAAGGAAG aGAAACAGTTCCCTATTAAGATTCCATATACTGACTACCAGCAGCAGTTAACTGCAGACAACATGATCCAGGTGACAGCTTTGTGTCACGTAGAAGGTGGGATTCAAGTGCTTGTGCAAAGAGACATCACCTTGGACAATCCTGCCATCGACATACAG GTCCTTGGTGAAGCAAAAGTGAATAAAGAACTGGATGTGGAAGTGGTATTTGCCAATCCTATTGATGTGGAAGTGATGGACTGTGTGCTGCAGGTACAAGGCAATGACCTGCTCAGAGGAATCCTTGAGATAGA CTTACCCCCACTGAAAGCCAGTGAGAAATCCAGTGCAAAGTTCAAACTCACCCCTTTTGAAACGGGGCCCAAACATCTACTTGTGAATTTCTCCTGTGATAAATTTGCACATATCAAGGCCTTCAAGATGGTAAATGTGACTGACTAA
- the LOC128974967 gene encoding protein-glutamine gamma-glutamyltransferase 6-like: protein PDLTATHISWQPSLNARAHRTDRYANTELTVRRGQGFTITLYFNRPKQAGESLAFITEIGPAPSESHRTKAVFNLSEVGASGWSAVQVPSEAGSMNFTISSPANAVIGRYNLTLQVTSGNKIFTRFLGQFVLLFNPWCPGDDVYVANENERQEYVLNENGIIFVGNARYIEARGWYYGQFQDHLLNICLTMLDLSLYYRQSPAIDVSRRGDPKYVGRVISSMINGNDNDNGVLLGKWQGSFHSHENPSRWDGSVVILQKWRQDNYRPVQYGQCWVFAGVMCTVLRCLGIPTRLVSNFNSAHDVDRNLSIDKYYDSSGKSLNIGKDSTWDYHVWNESWFLRPDLGAAYNGWQVLDATPQEQSKGLFQCGPASVVAIKEGDVDLDYDTLFVYTEVNADCNRWIVYNDGTKKRVYCDTEIIGRSISTKAIGSNSRVDITYNYKYPEGSAEERQVYKKALAKIFGSSFTEGRTESPSERIRNPGIAGKFKLAEPPLFGKDINLILILNNLSSDHKTVKVDMSASTILYTRRTVAEILKATTSVDLGSKQGKNIRVKIPYSYYGKYLTTDKRIQVTALCEVMHMNGAKLLVEKTIILEDTNIIIKIPRRIVVNKAATLEISYANPLPEPVDRCVLLVTLMNQQVKIRLAPLAARERSKIYFEFTPRRTGPLQLQVDFSCDKFAHVKGFVTIAVAPA, encoded by the exons CCAGATCTGACAGCCACCCACATCAGCTGGCAGCCCTCGCTGAACGCGCGAGCGCACCGCACCGACAGGTACGCCAACACCGAGCTGACCGTGCGGCGGGGACAAGGCTTCACCATCACCCTCTACTTCAACAGGCCaaagcaggctggggagagcctagCATTTATCACTGAAATAG GACCAGCCCCCTCAGAATCACATCGTACAAAGGCTGTGTTTAACCTCTCTGAGGTGGGGGCCAGTGGCTGGAGTGCTGTGCAAGTACCCAGTGAGGCTGGCTCCATGAACTTTACAATCTCCAGCCCAGCCAATGCTGTCATTGGACGATACAATCTCACCCTCCAGGTAACCTCAGGGAACAAGATCTTCACCAGATTCCTGGGGCAGTTTGTGTTACTCTTCAACCCCTGGTGCCCAG GTGATGATGTCTACGTGGCTAATGAAAATGAGAGACAAGAGTATGTTCTGAATGAAAATGgaatcatctttgtgggcaATGCAAGGTACATTGAGGCAAGAGGATGGTACTACGGGCAG TTTCAAGACCACCTGCTGAACATCTGTCTCACCATGCTTGACCTGAGCCTGTACTACCGTCAGAGCCCAGCCATCGACGTGTCCCGCAGAGGGGATCCCAAATACGTGGGGAGAGTAATCAGCTCCATG ATCAATGGAAACGACAACGACAATGGAGTTCTCCTGGGAAAGTGGCAAGGAAGCTTCCATTCCCATGAGAACCCCTCCAGATGGGATGGCAGTGTGGTAATCCTCCAGAAGTGGCGGCAGGACAACTACAGACCTGTGCAGTATGGCCAGTGCTGGGTTTTTGCAGGCGTGATGTGTACAG TTCTGAGGTGCTTGGGGATTCCAACTCGTTTGGTTTCAAATTTTAACTCTGCCCATGATGTGGATAGAAACCTGAGCATTGATAAGTACTATGACAGCTCTGGAAAGAGTCTCAACATCGGAAAGGATTCCACATG gGATTACCATGTCTGGAATGAGAGCTGGTTCCTTCGCCCAGACCTGGGAGCAGCATACAATGGGTGGCAGGTTTTAGATGCCACCCcacaagagcaaagcaaag GATTGTTTCAGTGTGGCCCTGCATCTGTTGTAGCCATCAAAGAAGGTGATGTAGACTTGGACTACGACACCTTGTTTGTGTATACAGAGGTGAATGCTGACTGCAACAGGTGGATCGTGTACAATGATGGAACTAAGAAAAGAGTTTACTGTGATACTGAAATCATTGGCAGATCTATCAGCACCAAAGCTATAGGCAGCAATTCCCGTGTGGATATCACCTATAATTACAAATATCCAGAAG GTTCTGCTGAGGAAAGACAAGTTTATAAGAAAGCCTTGGCCAAGATATTTGGATCCAGCTTCACAGAAGGACGCACAGAATCTCCATCAGAGAGAATCAGAAACCCTGGGATCGCAGGGAAATTCAAGCTGGCTGAACCCCCACTCTTTGGCAAAGATATTAACCTGATCTTAATTCTCAACAACCTCTCTTCTGACCACAAGACTGTGAAGGTGGACATGAGTGCATCAACCATCCTGTACACAAGGAGAACAGTGGCAGAGATCCTGAAGGCAACCACTTCTGTGGATCTTGGCTCTAAACAAG GGAAAAACATCCGGGTAAAGATCCCTTATTCCTACTACGGGAAGTACCTGACCACTGACAAAAGGATCCAAGTGACTGCTCTGTGTGAAGTCATGCACATGAATGGGGCAAAGCTGCTGGTAGAGAAGACAATCATTTTAGAGGACACAAACATTATCATTAAG ATCCCCCGGCGGATTGTCGTCAACAAAGCTGCTACTCTGGAGATCTCCTACGCCAACCCCCTCCCTGAGCCGGTGGACCGCTGCGTGCTGCTGGTGACTCTGATGAACCAACAGGTCAAGATACG cCTGGCACCACTGGCAGCGAGGGAGAGATCCAAAATTTATTTTGAATTCACACCTCGCAGGACTGGGCCTCTGCAGCTGCAAGTAGACTTCTCTTGTGACAAATTTGCACACGTGAAGGGATTTGTAACCATTGCAGTAGCACCTGCATAA